In one window of Episyrphus balteatus chromosome 3, idEpiBalt1.1, whole genome shotgun sequence DNA:
- the LOC129914506 gene encoding uncharacterized protein LOC129914506, translated as MFTVQLCTVLIGILNIAEALDYNFLVPEEGAVACDGSEDKFLDAFFDLSNINWKYFDDETIILNGYVTYLKEIDASLHLHIQVQRYDSGRWIETPYQNDRQDVCTTLFDKNEMWYEFVKELEENSKSCPPEKGTRYDFKEKKVSTLIKDLPPGLDGTYRALIKLFIADDLIFCMNVEGDLVKKSVDNKTIG; from the exons ATGTTCACAGTACAACTTTGTACAGTTTTAATTGGAATCCTTAACATTGCAGAAGCTttggattataattttttagtgCCAGAAGAAGGAGCAGTTGCTTGTGATGGAAGTGAGGATAAATTTTTGGATGCGTTCTTCGATTTATCAAACATTAATTGGAAATATTTTGATGACGAGACGATTATTTTAAATGGATATGTAACTTACTTGAAAGAAATTGATGCAAGTTTGCac CTCCATATTCAAGTCCAAAGGTATGACAGCGGTCGATGGATTGAAACTCCTTATCAAAATGATCGGCAAGATGTATGCACTACATTATTTGACAAAAACGAGATGTGGTATGAATTTGTTAAGGAATTGGAGGAAAATTCTAAGTCATGTCCACCGGAAAAAGGT ACAAGATATGACTTCAAGGAAAAGAAAGTTTCGACACTAATAAAAGATCTACCTCCGGGCTTAGATGGTACTTATAGAGctcttataaaattatttattgcggacgacttaattttttgtatgaatgtcGAAGGAGATTTGGTAAAAAAGTCCGTAGATAATAAGACGATTGGTTAA